The Leishmania infantum JPCM5 genome chromosome 26 DNA window TTAGTGTATCACTCGCGACTTGTTTTGGTTTTGCTTTGCGTTTCTCTtgtctgtttgtgtgttgcgCTACGGAAAAGAATGGTGAAGTgaattaaaaaaaaaactgaaaCGTAAATAAAGCAAGCTGTCTGTTATTAGTGTTGTTAGctgctttttcttcttctgACTGTCGTTATTCTCTATTATCTTCTCGCACTTTCTTCTGCCGTCAttgacgtgtgtgtgtgtgtgtgtgtgtggcactCTCACACGCCTCCTCTCAtttctttttctccctctcggCACGTCTTCTTGTTTGGTTGCATATGACTAGACtatctttttgttgtttgtttgcttcttctttcttttAAAGGGGTCTATCCCGGtcacctctctccctctctcttgtccCCGCCTTTCCTTCAGATGCGTCGGTGTCCGTGCGCGCGCctatgtgtgtttgtgtcttccctcctctccacttTTCATCATCCTCTCTCCTGACCTCCACTCGTCCATTAGTGATCgtcccacgcacgcacacacacacacaagctcCCATCAGTTTGTCTTCAAGAAGCGACTTCAAGCAAGGACTGTGAGAGGTGATAATGAATTcgctttttgttgttgttgcctcttcctcgcaTTCTCAGGGGGGGATAAAACAACCCTCTCacgtctttctcttctcgagtgctgcatgtgtgtatggACAAAgggagcgtgtgtgcgtgggcaaCACGAACCGGTGCACGTAAGGTGGATATGTGTGGATGGGTGTATGCCGTAGTCGTTTTCATGTAGACCCAAGCTTGCTTAGGCGCATATACGTGCACAAGCAGGATCACCGTCTAGTGCGTTGCCTGGCATGTGTCGGTAACTTTCTTCGGCAGCGAACTCAGTCCAAAACACAAAGGCTGTCtaagcgctgctgccacaagCACTACCACAGCCACTGTACCGCTCACGTTCACTCACGCACATCGGCCCTCTCGACTCGAAACCTCAGCGCCAATACAATCACctgtttctctttcttttcctctgtTCGTGTCGTTTTGCTGCTTCACTTGAAGCGTtcccctcaccaccgccacccctcatcccgctctctttctctctacgtgcatgtatatgtgtgtgtgcgctccGATTGCCTCTTGAGCGTCTCCGTTTTCGTATTTCCATCACTTCCAAGAAATGGCAGTATATGCGTTTTCCTAATTCTTTCAtttctatatatatatatatatatatgtgcgtgtgtgcatgggCGTGGACGTGTCAGTCTTTTTGCCTCTATTTGAGTTGTGGCGGAGGACTTGTCATTGTAGGAGCATGTGAACGTTTCCTTTGTTGTTGCCATTTCAGCCGCCATTCGAAGTgacccgccccctccccactgtGTGGCATCCGGCTGAGATGTCGTTCTCCttcgttttttcttttgtctGTTTGGTTTCGTTCGCGTTCatttcttcccctcccccctccccatctaCCTGCGGCTCCATCCCAGCGTGACTTGGCTGGGGAAACAAATACAGACGGAGAGAACACGTCACTGCAACTGTGTCGAGTAGAGGATTCCCGCGCATGCAGTGGTGCTTCACGTTCCACACGGAGAGAAGTGTCTCTCTAGATAATCCGGTGCGCATACGCATGTATCCGTTTGTGGGTGTATATGTCTTTGTCCAGCGCAGTGGACAGGAATGTGGAGCAGCATAACAAAATCACACAAGGCCGTCATCTGATTCTTCCACCCCTCCACCTCTACCTCCTTTTTCTCCTAGCCAGCAGCCACCATCTTTCATCATCTGCGTCTCTTCTTTGGAGACGGATGTGCATTATACGAGagcgaaggagagcgagCCACTGCGAGAAGGAGACAGCGACATTGTCGGTGACACACGAAATGGGTATCCAACTCGTGAAGATGGGCAAGCGGAAGAACAACGTCTGACAGTCCTTCATCACGGCATcgaacaaaaagaaaaaatgaAAGGAGCGGTCAATGTTTGCGTACAGGTGCATGCCGCTCACCTTATCTCCGTCTCCACCCCACATAAGCACACATATACACCTGTATGccctctcactctccctGACGTTCTCTTTCCACTTATTTGCTGATCATCTGCCCTTTTTTGATGGCGAGGGTGGGGAAATCAGAGTATCACACGACTTACAGGTGCATCCCACCTTCTGGACCACACACATATATTTATGTCCTGTGCCCCTTTTTGTTGTCCTTTGCTCattctcttcttcgccgtgtgcgcgcgtataGTTTTACATAGCATCGCGTCTCTcagcacccccccctcctcccttgaGTTCGCCCCGCTCTTCCCCAACGAGGTGCCTCCTTTCTACAGGCACTTCACACAGCGGTCATAGTTTGGCTGGTTCTGCTCTTTCTCGAAAAGAACTAAGGAAGGAAAGCGAAAGACTACGTCTTCTTGAGTACGTCTGCAGCTCATCTGTTCCCCCTCCAGACAGGCCAGCACGAACACTacagacgcacacaaacgTAGGCATCTACTCTACGAAAAAAATCTTCTCCACTTAATAACTGGAGACTGCAGGGGCAGTCTCATCTGtgcctccacccctcccgtACCTACAAGCgaacgcatgcgcacaccctTTGTGTTCTATGAGAACACTgtagcaacaacaaaaataGAGATTGAGAAGTGAAGGTCTTCAATGTGAGGTCAGGACAAGGGACGCGGCGCTCACTTACTTCCCTCACGTTCATTCCCCATATACACACTCGCACCCTCTCTGCCATTATAGAATGccaaaggaaaagaagcagCGGGTtgttctgctgccgctcatcCCCAACGGCGGTGATTTGAGCCCAGCTGCGGACGACACCATGGCAAAGGGCACGCACAGTACgtgcggcgatggcgccactggtggcagcagccccgccaccgccgccgcgtcggcagCTGACGGCAAGAAGCTGGGGTACAAGGACGTCATCAACCGCACCATATTCACGATTCTTATGGCGTACGTTTTTCTGGGCTGGATCTCTGTCGGTATCCGCTTTGGCCTCTTCCTGCTCTTTGTGATTGAGAGCACCATGTTCTACGAGGTAACCCGGATCAATCAGCGGGTACGCAAAGAGCGTCAGCTGCCGTCGGTGCTCTTCATCAAGTGGTACTTCTTCGTCGTCTGCTACGTTTTTGTTAGTCTCTTTTGCAATCGCGAACCGCTGCAAAACACCTTTGCGTGGTTTGACAAGGTATACGACCTGCTTCCCTTCGCGTTCTTCTGTTGTGTCATGCTAGggctcgtcgtcttcgtgcTGAGCCTGCGCAAGGGCATGTACCGCTATCAATTCATCCAGTTCACATGGACGGCAATGATGCTGATGCTGTGTCAGGTGCAGTTTGCTGGCGAAATGCGCAACATGGTGCGCGGCATGATCTGGTTCCTGCTGCCAGTGAGCTGTGTCGTCAACAACGACATTTGGGCCTACATCTTTGGCAAGTGTTTCGGGCGAAAAAAGCTGCTGTCCCTGTCGCCGAAGAAGACGGTGGAGGGGTTCCTCGGCGCGTTCCTCTTCACAGTCATTTGGTCCTTCTGGTTCTGCGGCTTTCTGAGCCACTTCCCGCAGATGTACTGCCCCGCCGTGGGCTTCACCAACGCCGTCAACTCTCACTGCGAGCGCAACCCCGTCTTCCTCCAGAAGGAGGTTGCCTTTCCGCAGTGGATACAGCAGGTGTCGGGTGGTATGCTGACCACCTTTCTCGTCTCGCCAGCGCAGAAGCACGCCCTCGTGCTGGGAACGTTTGCGTCGCTCCTCGCGCCGTTCGGCGGCTTCTTCGCAAGTGGGCTGAAGCGTGCCTTCAAGCTCAAGGACTTTGGTGACCTCATCcccggccacggcggcatgACGGACCGTATGGACTGTCAGGGCCTCATGGGCCTCTTCACGTACTGCTACCTCCGCACCTACGTCTTCCACGAAACCAAGTGCCCCGGTGCGAACGACATTACGCGCTGCGCCCTTCGCATGGACGCCGAGCGCCGTCAGACCTTGGTGaaccagctgctgcagtcgctgcagGCATAGCAGGACGCAGGTGACAAGaagatgtgcgtgtgtgaaaGAGGCAAGAGAGGACTCACACCCACAAGGCGGGCTCATATGCAGCGGAACAAAGCAAAGAGGGACAGATgcaaaaaagaagaaaaaaggaaatcAGCCAGCTGTCGCGTTCCTGGGCTGTTCAGAcatgcgcgcagcagcggggcgTTGCGGCATGCATCGGAGGTCCCTCCTCATAACGTttgcttctcttctttttttttcggcctATCAATAtgaatgtgtgtgtttttgtatgtgtgtttcTTGCGGGTTCATCAGTCATGTGTCTGTGCAtccccatcccctcctcATGGCTGCACCTTTTTGTGCTCTCTCACCACTCAATCCACTCTGCTGTCCCCCTCACGATGCGTCGACTCTTCCCTCCTTACCTCCCCCTGTGCGATGGTGGAGTGGTGTGAGCTCTGCGAGAtggaagaaaaggaaaggggtCCACGTGATGAACAGCGCTGTTGCATTGATTGCTGACGGCTTGGACGACGATATGCAATAAAGGAAGGAGATTACGTTGTGCTCTCTGTTTGCTGGTGGCTCCTGACGCCCCTTttcacacacaaacgcacgtACATGTCCAGAAGGTTTGTTCGGCCCGTCCTAGCCCgcccaaaaaaaaactgcACCACGCCCTCcgcgccccccctcctcctcccatcGCTGACACTCTTCTTAACGACAGCCCAAGGTAAAAAAAAGCCGCATCAGCCTTTTTTCTATATTTAACCTTTGCAAGCCAGCAGGCTCCGCAAGAATGATAACCGCCCTTTTTATGCGAATGACGGGGGACGAGGTGAAGGAACGAAACGCTAAATGGAGACAAGCAGCTAGGGTGTGGAACattatgtgtgtgtgttgacTCTTCCCAGTCTGGTTTTCTCGGCTCCCTaccaccccccctccctccctccacttGTGTGCACGCCACGTGGGAACAGTCACGTGTAACGGGCTCACACAGCGCCCACGGCTGCAGCCCCTCCATGTATGATGTCCGTGCCGGCTCTTGTTTTCGCCTTCACCCTCACACTCTGCCTCTCCCAATCTCCCTTTGGCCTTTTTCCGCTGTGTCTGAAAATCTTaacaacaacacacacacgcacatacacaagcTGTAATCTTAGAGTATCATGGCTGATTCGAAGAAGGACAACAAGAAGACCGAGGAGGTCGTCACCCAGGGTACGGACCAGGCCCAGGTTGGCCTGATCATCAAGGTTCTGGGCCGCACCGGCTCTCGCGGCAACGTGACccaggtgcgcgtgcgcctgatGGCCGAGGCCGGCTCCCCGGACTACAACCGCACGATCGTGCGCAACGTGAAGGGCCCATGCAAGGAGAACGACATGCTCTCTCTCATGGAAACCGAGCGTGAGGCCCGCCGTCTCCGTTAAGATCATGCCACGCATcttagcagcagcagcagcagcagccatgtgtgtgtgtgaagggcTGTGCAATTCATTTCGTTTCTCGTTTTCGTTCTCGTGATTtcccagaaaaaaaaaaaaaacatcgaaaaaaaaggttGAGGCTCGGAGGAATCGATGGCGATGTTCGAGTGCGCTTTTCTCTCCGTTTGTGAAGCTAGACATCAGGCAGCGACACGGCACAGGGCATGCGCACTCGCCGCATTTCTGTCACCACACAGAAGGAGAGCCCATCAAGATAGCGGCTCACCTCGTCATCCCTCTGCGTTTGCGTACCTTTTTCGAATTCGGTTTCCAAGGAGCTTGTGTCGGTGCGCGCTTGTTGTGAGCAAGTGGGTAAGTAGACCTGAGCGAGGAAAACGCTGCAGTTGCGTGTGCcgcgtcttctctccctctttctctccacctcctcgaccaacacacacacaaacacattGCACAAgcacccctcctctcccatTATCCGTTGTTCTCCATCACGTGTCACGCTGCACCATCTCCCTTTCCTCCTGGCCTTTCTGCTGCTCATACATATTGGAATGTCTCTCGCCCCCACTCCCGATTTCTTCTATCACAAGCAACCCGATCCAACCccacccgccctcccctctcatCTTGCAGTCCATATACTCGCGCAATGGCTGATTCGAAGAAGGACAACAAGAAGACCGAGGAGGTCGTCACCCAGGGTACGGACCAGGCCCAGGTTGGCCTGATCATCAAGGTTCTGGGCCGCACCGGCTCTCGCGGCAACGTGACccaggtgcgcgtgcgcctgatGGCCGAGGCCGGCTCCCCGGACTACAACCGCACGATCGTGCGCAACGTGAAGGGCCCATGCAAGGAGAACGACATGCTCTCTCTCATGGAAACCGAGCGTGAGGCCCGCCGTCTCCGTTAAGATCATGCCACGCATcttagcagcagcagcagcagcagccatgtgtgtgtgtgaagggcTGTGCAATTCATTTCGTTTCTCGTTTTCGTTCTCGTGATTtcccagaaaaaaaaaaaaaacatcgaaaaaaaaggttGAGGCTCGGAGGAATCGATGGCGATGTTCGAGTGCGCTTTTCTCTCCGTTTGTGAAGCTAGACATCAGGCAGCGACACGGCACAGGGCATGCGCACTCGCCGCATTTCTGTCACCACACAGAAGGAGAGCCCATCAAGATAGCGGCTCACCTCGTCATCCCTCTGCGTTTGCGTACCTTTTTCGAATTCGGTTTCCAAGGAGCTTGTGTCGGTGCGCGCTTGTTGTGAGCAAGTGGGTAAGTAGACCTGAGCGAGGAAAACGCTGCAGTTGCGTGTGCcgcgtcttctctccctctttctctccacctcctcgaccaacacacacacaaacacattGCACAAgcacccctcctctcccatTATCCGTTGTTCTCCATCACGTGTCACGCTGCACCATCTCCCTTTCCTCCTGGCCTTTCTGCTGCTCATACATATTGGAATGTCTCTCGCCCCCACTCCCGATTTCTTCTATCACAAGCAACCCGATCCAACCccacccgccctcccctctcatCTTGCAGTCCATATACTCGCGCAATGGCTGATTCGAAGAAGGACAACAAGAAGACCGAGGAGGTCGTCACCCAGGGTACGGACCAGGCCCAGGTTGGCCTGATCATCAAGGTTCTGGGCCGCACCGGCTCTCGCGGCAACGTGACccaggtgcgcgtgcgcctgatGGCCGAGGCCGGCTCCCCGGACTACAACCGCACGATCGTGCGCAACGTGAAGGGCCCATGCAAGGAGAACGACATGCTCTCTCTCATGGAAACCGAGCGTGAGGCCCGCCGTCTCCGTTAAGAAGCCGAATAGGACTTCTTTGTGCACTGCcagagcacacgcgcgcaccatCGCACCCCGtattcgtgtgtgtgtgtgtgtgtgagtgcgtgcgtgtacgtcCTTGTGTTGATGGGATATGCCATTCCTGTGCGATGTCTTCTTTCTATTCACTGTTTGTTCTCATTTACTTCGCAAGTAAAAAGTTAAAGCGATGCAAAAGAAGGGGGCAGCATAGACGCGTGGCTTCTATTCACCGCAACCTCCCTcctgcctctccccttccttctACGCGACGTGCTATGCAGGATGAGGTAAACGTGGTGTGTCTGCGCCTGTCTGCCGGTGAGCTCAGCCACGGACGGCGGCACTACACGCACCTGCGCAAATACGCTCTTGATAGTAGTGCCAATACGACCACCAGAAAGGCACGCGGTGGAGGGCAACAGTGTGCCAACATAGAACTCCGCTTCAGTCGACGTACCATTGCCGTCTTCTGCTCTCCTGTTGTCATCCTTACTGCCCATCTATCTCCATCTTccctcgcccttctctcccctccttcctcttcgccgctCTGTCTGCTTGATTCTTGTACTGGCAACGCACGTAGTTGCTGATAATAGACAcagctgcttcagctgcgcgtgtgtacggGTTGGCGTGGTGCCTGAGTCATTGTTTGTTGTGCTTGTCATctgccttcctccctcgctgttgctgcttgATCAACTTCGCTAGTGTAGCCTTGCACACGCcaagcacaaacacacccgcgccgcaccgccccTTACTGCCATATCAAAGAgcagagcaggaggaggcgaagggcaCAGAAATGGAGATGAGTATCGAAGCATTGGTGGAGGGGCTGGCCGTGCTCCAGCAGGCGACTGCGCTCGACTTCTCCGGCAACGTCGAGGGCGCGGTGGAGATGtacatcgccgccgtcacacGTCTCGACGCTGTCGCCGAAATGCTGCCGGCCGATCTGGCGGAGACGGTAAAACGGAACACGGAGGCGATACGGCGCAAGATTGACATGCTGCGCCGGTCGCGCTGGACGCGCGAACAGAccaccctcttcccctccttcaCGACCCAGTTCGTTCCCGTCCCAATCCCCATTGAAGACTACCGCGTGCCGCGCTCGCCCTTCTCGCGCGTGTTCTGGCtgatgcggctgctgagGCGCTCCATCCGCCAAGGCGCCTTCTTCACACCTAGCCTGTATGTCTCGCGGGAAGTGTGGATGCaggacggctgcggcgcctctctGCGGTTTGTAGGTGCCAAGATCAAGTACACGTCCGCACTCTGCAGCGCGATGGAGCCGCTGCGGTCGATGACGACTCTGGGCGATATCGAGAAGACAGAAATGCACCTGCGCAAGTTCGTCGATGTCGAACGTGAACTCCGCAGCACCCTCGACAGCGAGATTGGTCAGGTGAAGGATGCGAAGCCGCAGAAGAAAAGCGTGTGGGGTGCGCTGGCGAAGAAGGCCAAGTTGTGGACGCACCAGGAGTCAAACTACGACGTGTGCCTGACTTGGGCGTCGAGTGCGCTGGAGCAGGGGCAGCTGTTCGAACGGTGGCACATCTACTTTGCGCAGGCGGTCAAAGGCTtgtcgccggtgccgccgggCATTCAGCTCATTCTGGATCTCCTGCAGCACATCGGCATCCAGCTGTACTCCGGCCTCTGCGTATTTCTTCTCCATGACATGACGATACTGGTCGAACGCTATCAGTCCAAGTGCCAGAAGAGCGTCACTCGCCTTCTCCCTGTTGAGCCGAAGCTGGAGAGCGGGGGCGCGATTATCTGAGTCTATATGTCTGtttctgtgtctgtgtgtgcctgcctgCGTGTTGCTAccgctgcgcttcttcgTTGGAGTGCGGATGGCGAGAGAGTTGCTGTAGATGCCCGGTAGCGCCTCTACTATGTGTATGTTCTACCTGACaagtgtgcgcgcatgccaGGGCACCCGTcgacgcatgcgcacatccGCATTCCTCTTTGAAGGACTTTTTACGTGATACTGCTTCAATCCCCCACCCATATCGTACGTCTCACGTGGAAGGACTCGCCAGTGACAGCCCTAGGTAACAAGTGACCCGGGAGCTCCATCCACCTCAAAGGTCGactacaaaaaaaaagaaaaacgataTATGCGCCAACGgcatgcatatacatacaccTACGCCAATGTCACCATTTAGCAAAGGGAGCGGGTGGGTAACGCGAACAGCACTTGCGTGATGTCGAGTACGCGGACGAGGGGAGCACGTAGCAAtggcttttttttgtgtggggcaggggtgcgcgtgcctcaTGGCGACCCTCACGTCTACCGTACGACTCGTGCTTGGAGGCATCATTGCCAtctgctctctccctcttcgctcCTTGATGTGTCTCTTTACGTCCGTCTCACAcgcctcccccaccccccccccacacacacacacatatccACACCGatttctcctccctcttttcctctccccATTTCGTGTACTGGGTTGTATCATTGATCCTCTTCCGCGCATTCTCTCCAGGACGGTGCGGCGTCCCCGAGAGCGACCCTCGCCAACAAGCGCTGCACAGAGTGGCAGGAGTGGAACTGGtagcagaggcgctgcggtcgaGAATATGCAATCCATGCAGCTCACGAACGATGCCGGGTTCAAATTCGAGCTGTGGAAGAAGCTGCTCACGGATGCCCTCGTTAAAGGTCGACAGGGCAGCGATGCGGGTGTGCAAGCGAGCGTTGCGTCTGCGCTCTTCCGTGTAGCGCTGCCGACCGTCCAAGCGCACCTCCCGCGACGAGTTCGAGAACCGTGCTGCCTCTCCGGTGCGTGCACGACACCCGGCATCCCGTTCGTGCACCGCTGCGTTCATCTCGGTCGCCGTCGCATCGAGACGATGGAAAGTTGCCGTGACGAGCTGTGCTTCTGCTTAGCGCACTCCACGACGTGCGCTGGCCCCGCGGTTGATCTCGTGGTGCATGGCTACTACTCCACCGGAAACGACATGCGCGATCGCTACCGCGGACTACGCTGCCTGCTGCACCACACGCGGGCACGCCGCATCTGCTTCGAGAACGTGGacaacagcaacgacgcGCGTGAGATCGTGGGCGAACTTTGCTACCTCATGCAAAACACGAGCATTCGAAGCCGCTCATGGTCGGAGCTGCATCTCATCAACTGTGCCTTGAACCCGGTATCATTCCACACCCTGGCGACGTGTCTGCGCACCTATGACTGCCTGGTGAATGTGGCCATCGAAAACTGCCACGTCGGCACCCTCGCCAGCGTGGCGGCGTACGTGCGTTCTGCGGCGCGCCTcacgcacctctctctgc harbors:
- a CDS encoding cdp-diacylglycerol synthetase-like protein, producing the protein MPKEKKQRVVLLPLIPNGGDLSPAADDTMAKGTHSTCGDGATGGSSPATAAASAADGKKLGYKDVINRTIFTILMAYVFLGWISVGIRFGLFLLFVIESTMFYEVTRINQRVRKERQLPSVLFIKWYFFVVCYVFVSLFCNREPLQNTFAWFDKVYDLLPFAFFCCVMLGLVVFVLSLRKGMYRYQFIQFTWTAMMLMLCQVQFAGEMRNMVRGMIWFLLPVSCVVNNDIWAYIFGKCFGRKKLLSLSPKKTVEGFLGAFLFTVIWSFWFCGFLSHFPQMYCPAVGFTNAVNSHCERNPVFLQKEVAFPQWIQQVSGGMLTTFLVSPAQKHALVLGTFASLLAPFGGFFASGLKRAFKLKDFGDLIPGHGGMTDRMDCQGLMGLFTYCYLRTYVFHETKCPGANDITRCALRMDAERRQTLVNQLLQSLQA
- the S33-1 gene encoding putative 40S ribosomal protein S33, which translates into the protein MADSKKDNKKTEEVVTQGTDQAQVGLIIKVLGRTGSRGNVTQVRVRLMAEAGSPDYNRTIVRNVKGPCKENDMLSLMETEREARRLR